The following coding sequences are from one Nicotiana tabacum cultivar K326 chromosome 1, ASM71507v2, whole genome shotgun sequence window:
- the LOC142162670 gene encoding uncharacterized protein LOC142162670 codes for MAISPAIVEYESIIIKENTSTVIEVGQVYKDKQTIASAMKHYSVMNNYCLVCVGEDCTWHFKSTSTNNSAMFKVRNFNSLHACSLMDNTYIQHKPTSMVVGSMVIPKYADPKTVYTPKDIQTDMFRLHSYLYILEKTYLGSVVKLKKTDNDYFLYAFVAISTSINDWKYCRPVVIVDRTFLKSAYRGIMLTASTMDTTGSILPLAYAIVDSENEASWKWFRVHATVNRTWTITLNIAESLNAVTKDARELPIVELLEYMRTLLECWTNENLLKAKGTFTYLGFKFNKELEDNRTLSQKLKLQVRASTDYIHTVLDGVRRYIVCLENKRCSCGQFQLDELPYPHALASLRHRDESYYCSTYYMRENLLHTYEIPVNPLLDESKWNVP; via the exons ATGGCAATATCTCCGGCGATAGTGGAATATGAAAGTATAATCATAAAAGAAAATACATCAACTGTTATTGAAGTAGGCCAAGTATACAAAGACAAGCAAACAATTGCTAGTGCAATGAAGCACTATTCTGTCATGAACAA CTACTGCCTGGTATGTGTTGGGGAAGATTGTACATGGCACTTCAAGTCCACTAGCACAAATAATTCAGCAATGTTCAAGGTTCGAAATTTCAACAGCTTGCACGCATGCTCTTTGATGGACAATACCTACATACAACACAAACCTACTTCCATGGTAGTGGGTAGCATGGTTATACCAAAATATGCTGATCCTAAGACAGTTTACACACCAAAAGACATACAAACTGATATGTT TCGATTGCATAGTTATTTGTATATTCTGGAGAAGACTTATCTGGGGTCGGTAGTTAAATTGAAGAAGACCGACAATGACTATTTCTTGTATGCATTTGTTGCCATTAGTACGTCAATCAATGATTGGAAATATTGTAGGCCAGTTGTAATAGTTGATAGGACCTTCTTAAAGTCAGCATACAGGGGAATAATGCTAACAGCTAGCACAATGGATACAACAG GTAGCATATTACCACTGGCATATGCTATTGTTGATTCAGAAAATGAGGCATCATGGAA ATGGTTTCGAGTACATGCTACGGTGAACAGAACTTGGACTATAACATTAAACATTGCAGAGTCATTGAATGCGGTAACAAAAGATGCAAGAGAGTTGCCGATAGTAGAACTATTAGAGTACATGAGGACTCTTCTTGAATGTTGGACTAATGAAAATTTATTGAAAGCAAAGGGTACATTCACATACCTTGGGTTTAAATTCAACAAAGAGTTAGAGGACAACAGAACATTGTCGCAGAAGCTTAAA TTACAGGTGAGGGCTTCAACAGATTACATCCATACAGTACTAGATGGTGTGAGACGCTATATTGTTTGTCTTGAAAACAAGAGATGTAGTTGTGGACAATTCCAGCTTGATGAACTTCCTTATCCACATGCTTTGGCTTCTTTAAGGCACAGGGATGAGTCTTATTATTGTTCTACTTATTACATGAGGGAGAACCTCTTGCATACTTATGAAATACCAGTAAACCCGCTGCTTGATGAAAGCAAATGGAATGTGCCATAA